The following proteins come from a genomic window of Aminivibrio pyruvatiphilus:
- a CDS encoding ABC transporter substrate-binding protein has product MALLFDERDTTGAVVSRQALQSVVLAMEYFNSRSSSRKFQPVLLSETDPSSALRTAAERNVSAVVGGISVPSPSLLSEASNRFGITVISLAPGSFLAKGDDLVFRPRPDSGGRSLGSEAKKRGMTNYSAIVSGFESGYVQEFIRDFEAGAGAPPRRTMIFSGDLNKQIEDFGRVASGMDAMLLVLPDWLAAIALRELRLRTPGLPVYASNRAVSHRTPLLAGDTGEGLLTAAVLPREWFPGGSGFPGFVADTYGEHIPPITLSIGYDAIAMLDAVLDRAGTTDAGAVARAMAGLERVESSAGPASLDAGGDLPLPQGIFSLTKQGWIPVSGSSSPRFSSVTPGEIPR; this is encoded by the coding sequence GTGGCACTTCTCTTCGACGAGCGGGACACTACCGGAGCGGTGGTTTCCCGGCAGGCCCTCCAGTCCGTGGTGCTGGCCATGGAATATTTCAATTCCCGCTCATCCTCCAGAAAATTTCAGCCGGTCCTCCTTTCGGAGACCGACCCCTCCTCCGCCCTCCGGACAGCCGCTGAACGGAACGTCTCGGCCGTGGTGGGGGGAATTTCCGTGCCATCCCCGTCCCTTCTCTCCGAAGCCTCAAACCGCTTCGGGATTACCGTCATCTCCCTCGCACCGGGATCATTCCTCGCCAAGGGGGACGATCTTGTCTTTCGGCCCAGGCCGGACAGCGGCGGCCGTTCTCTTGGATCGGAGGCTAAAAAGCGGGGCATGACAAACTATTCCGCCATCGTGAGCGGCTTCGAGAGCGGCTACGTACAGGAGTTCATCCGGGACTTCGAGGCAGGAGCCGGTGCTCCTCCCCGGAGGACCATGATTTTCAGCGGCGACCTGAACAAGCAGATCGAAGATTTCGGACGGGTCGCCTCCGGGATGGACGCCATGCTCCTCGTCCTGCCCGACTGGCTGGCTGCCATCGCCCTCAGGGAGCTCCGCCTCAGAACGCCCGGGCTGCCTGTCTACGCTTCCAACAGGGCCGTATCCCACCGGACACCCCTCCTCGCGGGCGATACCGGTGAAGGACTGCTCACCGCCGCCGTCCTTCCCCGGGAATGGTTCCCCGGAGGAAGCGGTTTCCCCGGTTTCGTGGCTGATACCTACGGGGAACACATCCCCCCCATCACCCTCTCCATCGGGTACGACGCCATTGCCATGCTCGACGCCGTCCTTGACCGGGCGGGAACGACGGATGCCGGGGCCGTGGCCCGCGCCATGGCCGGACTGGAGCGGGTTGAATCTTCCGCCGGGCCTGCATCCCTCGACGCCGGGGGCGACCTGCCCCTGCCCCAGGGAATCTTCTCCCTGACGAAACAGGGATGGATTCCCGTCTCCGGGTCTTCCTCCCCCCGTTTTTCCTCCGTCACTCCGGGAGAAATCCCGCGATGA
- a CDS encoding HD domain-containing phosphohydrolase — protein MKRKTISLGGFFTAILLFFLCIILLEGGLTAYFRISSQLQEFTERGETFTRVGSHFLKQQVRRGEASVRGLVRGWSSPDRENGVLLAAVMEDSAIASVLKGWLPEGMILPREILAPGWKMNDLLDQFGRNLLTGTMTVDGKTVFAALDLDLNELNVAGTPDILPVLSTPTGSVVWTGSGEESPGLVSHIRARGLVARKESAEGAWSLLPSHYGERVVLRQEPFLYGLQLSLVYPLSSLIRSAMYGAAFSGSATVAALLAIFLIWFVWRRGIYSSIRDITSLAEDMSARLGDLEGGDHIRAAEAMYSLSRRFADLKETFVLEMNAFTGNLRNLFQVISQQQEELTAFNEETEAMNQELENVNNRLVMREALWERTLEFSHTFARSEDSHQAISSTLHTIRRDVGAFGVLLSSVEGDHYRLTASSGYNGELAPFTIPKNGIAATESVLTGAPLWVEDISRHPSASPVHPSVKSELLVPLFQSGEEEGVLEIAFDRVSKKDPFLIETLVPVASYLGGLVHGEKMRREVEASYSYLAEKLQFVTGIYHDETENHIARIGEYCRILAGELGKSHAEQEKIALFARLHDIGKLKVPREILSKPDILTAEEFRVITGHPAWGADILGDAAWLAMARRICLTHHEKWDGSGYPRGLKGRQIPWEGQVTALADVYDALRSSRAYKPPFSHEQAVEIITRGDGRVEPGHFSPEVLLAFIRRSGTFREIFETMKDREFSPGERELSPDRS, from the coding sequence ATGAAACGGAAGACCATTTCCCTCGGCGGCTTTTTCACCGCCATTCTCCTGTTCTTTCTGTGCATCATTCTCCTCGAGGGAGGGCTCACCGCCTACTTCCGGATCAGTTCCCAGCTTCAGGAGTTCACCGAGCGGGGGGAGACCTTTACCAGGGTGGGCTCCCACTTTCTGAAGCAGCAGGTCCGCCGGGGAGAGGCCTCCGTCCGGGGGCTCGTCAGGGGATGGTCATCCCCCGACAGGGAAAACGGCGTGCTCCTGGCCGCCGTTATGGAAGACAGCGCCATTGCCTCCGTCCTGAAGGGCTGGCTGCCCGAGGGGATGATCCTTCCCCGTGAAATCCTCGCTCCCGGCTGGAAAATGAACGATCTCCTCGACCAGTTCGGGAGGAACCTTCTCACCGGCACCATGACCGTGGACGGAAAAACCGTGTTCGCCGCCCTGGACCTGGATCTCAACGAGCTGAACGTGGCGGGGACGCCGGACATCCTTCCGGTCCTCTCCACCCCCACGGGATCGGTGGTCTGGACAGGCTCCGGGGAAGAGTCGCCGGGCCTGGTCTCCCACATCCGCGCCCGGGGCCTCGTGGCCAGAAAAGAAAGCGCCGAGGGCGCCTGGTCCCTCCTCCCGTCACACTACGGCGAGCGGGTGGTCCTCCGGCAGGAACCCTTTCTTTACGGTCTTCAGCTGAGTCTCGTCTATCCCCTGTCAAGCCTTATCCGCAGCGCCATGTACGGCGCCGCCTTCTCCGGCTCCGCCACCGTGGCCGCCCTGCTGGCCATTTTCCTCATCTGGTTCGTCTGGAGACGGGGAATCTACAGCAGCATCAGGGACATCACGTCCCTCGCCGAGGACATGAGCGCCAGGCTGGGAGACCTTGAGGGAGGGGACCACATCAGGGCCGCCGAGGCCATGTATTCCCTTTCGAGACGCTTCGCCGACCTGAAGGAAACCTTCGTCCTCGAGATGAACGCCTTCACCGGCAATCTGCGGAACCTTTTCCAGGTCATCTCCCAGCAGCAGGAGGAACTCACCGCCTTCAACGAGGAGACGGAGGCCATGAACCAGGAGCTTGAGAATGTGAACAACCGCCTCGTCATGAGGGAGGCCCTGTGGGAGAGAACCCTGGAGTTCTCCCACACCTTCGCCCGGAGCGAGGATTCCCACCAGGCCATTTCCTCCACCCTCCACACCATACGGAGGGACGTGGGGGCCTTCGGCGTGCTCCTCTCGTCAGTGGAGGGAGACCACTACCGGCTCACCGCGTCGAGCGGGTACAACGGCGAACTCGCCCCCTTCACCATCCCGAAGAACGGCATTGCCGCCACGGAAAGCGTTCTCACCGGCGCCCCCCTGTGGGTGGAGGACATTTCCCGGCACCCTTCGGCAAGCCCCGTACACCCCTCCGTGAAAAGCGAGCTCCTCGTTCCCCTCTTCCAGAGCGGGGAGGAGGAGGGAGTGCTGGAGATCGCCTTCGACCGGGTCTCGAAGAAGGATCCCTTCCTCATCGAAACCCTCGTTCCTGTGGCCTCCTACCTCGGCGGGCTTGTCCACGGAGAGAAGATGCGCCGGGAGGTGGAGGCATCCTACTCCTACCTCGCGGAAAAGCTCCAGTTCGTCACGGGGATCTACCATGACGAGACGGAAAACCACATCGCCCGCATCGGGGAGTACTGCCGGATTCTCGCGGGAGAGCTGGGCAAAAGCCATGCGGAACAGGAAAAAATAGCCCTCTTCGCGAGGCTGCACGACATCGGCAAGCTCAAGGTCCCGAGGGAGATCCTCTCAAAGCCGGACATTCTCACCGCCGAGGAGTTCAGGGTCATCACGGGCCATCCGGCCTGGGGCGCTGATATTCTCGGCGACGCGGCGTGGCTTGCCATGGCCAGGAGGATCTGCCTCACCCACCACGAAAAATGGGACGGAAGCGGTTACCCCAGAGGCCTGAAAGGCAGGCAGATTCCCTGGGAGGGACAGGTCACCGCCCTGGCCGACGTGTACGACGCCCTCCGGTCGTCCAGGGCCTACAAGCCCCCCTTCTCCCACGAACAGGCGGTGGAGATCATCACCAGGGGCGACGGCAGGGTGGAGCCCGGTCATTTCTCTCCGGAAGTCCTCCTGGCCTTCATCAGGCGGAGCGGAACCTTCAGGGAGATTTTCGAAACCATGAAGGACAGGGAGTTCTCTCCCGGGGAGCGGGAGCTTTCTCCTGACCGTTCCTGA
- a CDS encoding TolB family protein: protein MKGKTLLILALACILVLPAPSAGSPEATGPVPFVFSRGDGLFLTDTEGNSPALIRKGYDPEISPDGTEVAFTVATGKDGGGRQIGLYTISTAKSRNYRSVIPGENSYGPRWSPDGTMIVFNHWDPEQSDWVLGLLTLTDGTFRVLAPELKGVYSPFWSDDSASVYCHDLENFFRVSVETGRTAALRRFSEILGEAMPTSAIRFAVSPDGTRWLFDGEVKDTSDWLKSGDGLISALFLHTPADGTTRRITGDRICAIGPAWLPGGKDFLFYGYTEKEISGEGSGFAVFRGTLPEGKTTLLVPDGGTPSARIR from the coding sequence ATGAAGGGAAAAACGCTCTTAATCCTTGCGCTCGCCTGCATTCTGGTCCTGCCTGCACCCTCCGCCGGCTCGCCGGAGGCAACCGGTCCCGTTCCCTTTGTGTTTTCAAGGGGTGACGGGCTGTTCCTCACCGACACGGAAGGAAACAGCCCGGCTCTTATTAGAAAAGGATACGATCCGGAGATCTCCCCCGACGGAACCGAAGTGGCCTTCACCGTCGCGACGGGAAAGGACGGGGGCGGAAGGCAGATCGGCCTGTACACCATCTCCACCGCGAAATCGAGAAACTACAGGTCCGTCATCCCCGGGGAGAACAGCTACGGTCCGAGGTGGTCCCCCGACGGAACCATGATCGTCTTCAACCACTGGGACCCGGAGCAGTCCGACTGGGTCCTGGGGCTCCTCACCCTCACCGACGGAACCTTCCGGGTGCTCGCTCCCGAACTGAAGGGGGTCTACTCTCCCTTCTGGTCCGACGACAGCGCCTCGGTCTACTGCCACGACCTGGAGAACTTTTTCCGCGTCTCCGTGGAGACGGGACGCACGGCGGCCCTCCGGAGGTTCTCGGAGATTCTCGGCGAAGCCATGCCCACCAGCGCCATCCGCTTCGCCGTCTCTCCCGACGGAACCCGCTGGCTTTTCGACGGTGAAGTGAAGGACACGTCCGACTGGCTGAAAAGCGGCGACGGTCTCATCTCCGCCCTTTTCCTCCATACCCCCGCCGACGGGACGACCCGCCGGATCACCGGCGACCGCATATGCGCCATCGGCCCGGCATGGCTGCCGGGAGGGAAGGACTTCCTGTTCTACGGGTACACGGAGAAGGAGATCAGCGGAGAAGGCTCGGGTTTCGCCGTCTTCCGGGGCACCCTGCCGGAAGGAAAGACAACCCTTTTGGTGCCCGACGGAGGAACCCCCTCGGCACGGATCCGCTGA
- a CDS encoding TspO/MBR family protein, producing MIEKRRVTGLKDAAGLAGWIALCFAAAAAGGAATAAAPSFYGELSRPSWAPPAWIFGPVWTVLYLMMGLSAWTAWRERGFREAPAAFGLFFLQLGANALWSWIFFFWRRGALAFTEILLLLVLLAATMEQFRRIRPAAALLLVPYLAWTTFAAVLAYSVWRLNPALLG from the coding sequence ATGATTGAAAAACGACGGGTGACCGGGTTGAAGGACGCTGCCGGGCTTGCAGGCTGGATTGCCCTCTGTTTCGCCGCCGCGGCGGCCGGTGGGGCGGCGACGGCGGCCGCACCCTCCTTTTACGGGGAGCTGTCCAGGCCCTCATGGGCCCCTCCTGCATGGATTTTCGGCCCCGTATGGACGGTCCTGTACCTGATGATGGGGCTCTCCGCATGGACGGCCTGGCGGGAGAGGGGGTTCCGCGAAGCTCCCGCCGCTTTCGGCCTCTTTTTTCTCCAGCTCGGGGCAAACGCCCTCTGGAGCTGGATATTCTTTTTCTGGCGGCGCGGGGCCCTTGCCTTCACGGAGATTCTCCTGCTTTTGGTTCTCCTTGCGGCCACCATGGAACAATTTCGCAGAATACGCCCGGCGGCCGCGCTGCTGCTGGTTCCCTATCTCGCCTGGACCACCTTCGCCGCTGTCCTCGCCTATTCGGTCTGGAGGCTGAATCCGGCGCTCCTCGGATAA
- a CDS encoding FmdE family protein, which yields MDINDFPLPEELKPLVDFHGHFCPGVLIGWRASNLALKLLGMSRDRDEEMVAVTENDACGVDAVQFILGCTFGKGNLHFRDYGKQAFTVFRRSDGKGVRLVLNAPERELTREESAARLLEEADEVLFTVGEPKEPMPEKAVIRKSGVCALCGERAMETRLLSLPDGRTVCIPCSGT from the coding sequence ATGGATATAAACGATTTTCCTCTTCCCGAAGAACTGAAACCCCTTGTGGATTTTCACGGGCATTTCTGCCCCGGCGTGCTTATCGGGTGGCGGGCCTCAAATCTTGCCCTGAAGCTTCTCGGCATGTCCCGCGACAGGGACGAGGAGATGGTGGCCGTGACGGAGAACGACGCCTGCGGCGTGGACGCGGTGCAGTTCATCCTCGGATGCACTTTCGGCAAGGGCAATCTCCATTTCCGGGACTACGGCAAGCAAGCCTTCACCGTTTTCAGGCGCTCCGACGGCAAGGGGGTCCGGCTTGTCCTCAACGCCCCGGAAAGGGAGCTCACGAGGGAGGAGTCGGCGGCGCGACTTCTGGAGGAGGCCGATGAAGTTCTGTTCACCGTGGGGGAGCCGAAGGAACCCATGCCCGAAAAGGCCGTGATCAGAAAATCGGGGGTCTGTGCCCTCTGCGGCGAGAGAGCCATGGAAACGCGGCTTCTTTCCCTTCCTGACGGCCGGACCGTGTGCATTCCCTGTTCCGGGACGTGA
- a CDS encoding peptidoglycan DD-metalloendopeptidase family protein, producing MPFFRRFAFLSVLSFFFSVLAVLSFSPAVSANSLPWVEHSVRSGESVAFIAGRYGVSPRTIERANELSVREDDVLPGEKLLVPRKDSDLLATMAEYRARQRGETLVPLIRIEEPLPPPPPPKKAEADLADGIEPLIRPLEGRVTSPFGKRGGRLHDGIDIPARPGTPILAVRSGRVIFSGVIRGFGNTVTIDHGNGFVTRYSHNSTNLVKKGAWVRRGQPVAKVGKTGRTNCHHLHFSVLVNGKPVNPEKYLPK from the coding sequence GTGCCTTTTTTCCGGCGTTTCGCTTTCTTATCCGTTCTTTCATTCTTTTTTTCCGTTCTTGCAGTTCTTTCCTTTTCTCCGGCCGTTTCGGCCAATTCCCTTCCGTGGGTGGAACATTCGGTTCGCAGCGGTGAATCCGTGGCCTTCATCGCGGGAAGATACGGCGTATCCCCCCGGACCATCGAACGGGCCAACGAACTGTCCGTCCGGGAGGATGACGTCCTCCCCGGCGAGAAGCTGCTCGTTCCAAGGAAGGATTCGGATCTCCTGGCCACCATGGCGGAGTACAGGGCCCGCCAGAGAGGGGAAACCCTCGTTCCGCTGATCCGCATCGAAGAACCCCTTCCTCCGCCCCCTCCGCCGAAAAAAGCGGAAGCGGACCTGGCAGACGGAATCGAGCCCCTGATCAGGCCTCTCGAGGGAAGGGTGACCTCACCCTTCGGGAAAAGAGGAGGCAGGCTTCATGACGGCATCGACATCCCGGCCAGGCCGGGAACTCCCATTCTGGCCGTCCGGTCGGGAAGGGTCATTTTTTCAGGTGTCATCCGCGGTTTCGGGAATACAGTGACCATCGACCACGGCAACGGGTTCGTCACCCGGTACAGCCACAACAGCACCAACCTCGTCAAAAAAGGAGCCTGGGTCCGTCGGGGACAGCCGGTCGCCAAGGTGGGAAAAACCGGACGGACAAACTGCCATCACCTTCATTTCAGCGTTCTGGTCAACGGAAAACCAGTGAATCCCGAAAAATACCTGCCGAAGTGA
- a CDS encoding cell division protein FtsL, with the protein MEKKGRIRFFSWIAMTAVFLAFAGGAAAETVEKRFEDLVLRYGARTEARAGAAEYRDALESRADRMSPYELWRSLFRPGTEPEKGAANALSLLSLLVKDGDPALWDTASGFFYPSETPKPLAAADAVYMAALYLLRMEEDMAGHLAASLFEGLLQSSRAKHFFLTTGPAEYDTLASEMTARGLLPSFGKWPESTVAGTLPFAAPVRGWVTYGRALSEDMVFLDGAGSPQSNGRYAWDRKRGRIYAVVEERDPFFIPWD; encoded by the coding sequence ATGGAAAAGAAAGGGAGAATTCGCTTCTTCTCGTGGATTGCCATGACGGCTGTTTTCCTGGCCTTTGCGGGAGGTGCGGCGGCGGAAACGGTGGAAAAGCGGTTTGAGGATCTTGTCCTCCGGTACGGCGCCCGGACCGAAGCCAGGGCAGGGGCCGCGGAGTACCGGGACGCTCTCGAGTCCCGGGCCGACAGGATGTCGCCCTACGAACTCTGGCGGTCCCTTTTCCGCCCCGGGACGGAGCCGGAGAAAGGGGCGGCAAACGCCCTCTCCCTTCTCTCCCTTCTTGTGAAGGACGGGGATCCTGCCCTGTGGGACACAGCCTCCGGCTTCTTCTACCCTTCCGAGACGCCGAAACCCCTTGCCGCTGCCGATGCGGTCTACATGGCAGCCCTGTATCTCCTCCGCATGGAGGAGGACATGGCTGGTCACCTGGCGGCCTCTCTCTTCGAAGGACTTCTCCAGTCGTCCCGGGCAAAGCACTTCTTTCTCACCACGGGACCGGCGGAGTACGATACCCTGGCGTCGGAAATGACCGCCCGTGGCCTTCTTCCCTCCTTCGGAAAATGGCCGGAGAGCACCGTGGCGGGCACGCTGCCTTTCGCCGCCCCGGTCCGCGGCTGGGTGACCTATGGAAGAGCCCTTTCGGAGGATATGGTCTTTCTTGACGGCGCGGGGAGCCCTCAGTCCAACGGAAGGTACGCCTGGGACCGGAAGAGGGGAAGGATCTACGCCGTGGTGGAGGAAAGGGATCCCTTCTTCATTCCCTGGGACTGA
- a CDS encoding PAS domain-containing hybrid sensor histidine kinase/response regulator produces the protein MMEENRSRQPDTVLSGILAVQPLLDSLGHELSLLDTNMRYLWVSSSMAGRAGKPREDLIGMTCHSLHHRSSAPCGGCPVHEALVTGEPGERVIISNGKVFLSRGIPVKDESGTVCAVFECERDITLEKEKEKSYVDLENRYIELVENAPIGMYRVTFDGKYLSANIHHARILGYPSPAVLMEEVNRTSATVHYAEPEARKGVVDHLRSNPNRWLERETVFLRRDRSPIHVHLYHRSVFSPDGEPLYIDGFLEDITERKKLEEKVRSELELRQQIFDAVPVHLYLKDREGRYTFGNRAFTEFRNLRNEDIIGRTTFGVLGEPAASIAREEDREVLRTGRPLRDRERRVEGRGGEFWYRITKSPILDEKGNVEGIVGCGYDITSLKEISQSLAESEKRFRSLAEDMPILISTILPDGTILYANSAYCRWFGREHQDILGVSFLDFLHPDDRAAVEKTRSSLSPEQPSFSMEQRVFAPDGSLRWQRWINRAFFDSSGKLQFLQAVGEDITERKNAEEEIRAARDEAERASAAKSEFVANISHEIRTPMNGVLGMSELLLQTPLDPSQHNLAGMIHESAEHLLTVLNDLLDFSKIESGTFGLSVLPFPIRRTLEDTVVPFLPEAAEKGLPLSLEADPALPAVLIGDPIRIRQILTNLLSNALKFTEKGSVTLSVRLLGREDGEAKIAFSVTDTGIGIPEEFLGEIFTPFRQGEAFRTRKYGGTGLGLSISRKLVEMMGSGLSVESTPGKGSAFSFVLSLKTGDSAGESDKPWQSSFVPAFGKEAGVKKPSVLVVDDNRVNRELVRLLLEKGGYLAETASDGRTAVERLSRTRFDLVLMDIQMPEMDGYEATAFIRDPGSPVLDHQVPVVALTAHAGKGFAEECLKKGMNDYLPKPFSSNELLGLLYKWIPPSGTPVRDTGSPPFSQEELKKEENTLFDGDSFFAKLLGDRDEGKMLLELFLEAVPEDLEALGDAIEREDVRACAKIAHTIKGTASNGCAPELSRVAKSIQAEAENGRPEELPELFSRLRFYFSLTAEAMRKELDR, from the coding sequence ATGATGGAAGAAAACCGTTCCCGGCAGCCCGACACAGTGCTTTCCGGCATTCTGGCCGTTCAGCCCCTGCTTGATTCCCTGGGGCACGAACTCTCCCTCCTGGACACGAACATGAGGTACCTCTGGGTTTCTTCGTCCATGGCCGGGCGGGCAGGAAAACCGAGAGAGGACCTTATAGGCATGACCTGCCATTCCCTCCACCACCGCTCCTCCGCCCCGTGCGGCGGCTGCCCCGTCCATGAAGCCCTCGTCACCGGTGAACCCGGGGAAAGGGTTATCATCTCCAACGGAAAAGTTTTCCTTTCCCGCGGGATTCCCGTAAAAGACGAATCCGGTACTGTGTGCGCGGTCTTCGAATGCGAGCGGGACATCACCCTGGAAAAAGAAAAGGAGAAGAGTTACGTCGATCTGGAAAACCGCTACATCGAACTGGTGGAGAACGCCCCCATCGGCATGTACAGGGTCACCTTCGACGGAAAATACCTCTCGGCCAACATCCACCACGCCCGGATTCTCGGCTACCCTTCCCCCGCCGTCCTCATGGAGGAAGTCAACAGGACGTCGGCAACGGTCCACTATGCCGAGCCGGAAGCCCGGAAAGGGGTGGTGGACCATCTGCGCAGCAATCCGAACCGGTGGCTGGAACGGGAGACCGTCTTTCTTCGGAGGGACCGCTCCCCCATCCACGTGCACCTGTACCACCGGAGCGTCTTTTCTCCGGACGGGGAGCCCCTGTACATCGACGGCTTCCTGGAGGACATCACGGAAAGGAAAAAGCTGGAGGAAAAGGTCCGTTCCGAACTGGAGCTGAGGCAGCAGATCTTCGACGCCGTTCCCGTCCATCTTTACCTGAAGGACAGGGAGGGAAGGTACACCTTCGGGAACAGGGCCTTCACGGAGTTCCGGAACCTGCGGAACGAGGACATTATCGGCAGGACGACCTTCGGTGTCCTTGGTGAGCCCGCCGCATCCATAGCCCGAGAGGAGGACAGGGAAGTGCTCCGCACGGGCAGGCCGCTCCGGGACCGGGAGCGGCGGGTGGAGGGCCGCGGAGGGGAATTCTGGTACAGGATCACCAAGAGCCCCATCCTCGATGAAAAAGGAAACGTGGAGGGCATCGTGGGGTGCGGGTACGACATCACCTCCCTCAAGGAGATTTCCCAGTCCCTGGCCGAGAGCGAAAAGCGGTTCCGGTCCCTGGCCGAGGATATGCCGATCCTCATCTCCACCATCCTTCCCGACGGTACAATCCTCTACGCCAACTCCGCGTACTGCCGGTGGTTCGGCAGGGAACACCAGGATATCCTGGGAGTTTCCTTCCTGGATTTCCTTCATCCCGACGACCGGGCGGCAGTGGAGAAAACCCGTTCTTCTCTCTCTCCGGAACAACCGTCCTTTTCCATGGAGCAGAGGGTGTTCGCCCCCGACGGTTCCCTGCGGTGGCAGCGCTGGATCAACAGGGCTTTCTTCGACTCATCGGGAAAGCTCCAGTTCCTCCAGGCCGTGGGGGAGGACATCACCGAGAGAAAAAACGCAGAGGAAGAGATCAGGGCCGCCAGGGACGAGGCAGAAAGGGCGAGCGCTGCCAAATCGGAGTTCGTGGCCAACATAAGCCACGAGATCCGGACGCCCATGAACGGCGTCCTCGGCATGTCGGAACTTCTTCTGCAGACACCTCTCGACCCGTCCCAGCACAATCTTGCCGGGATGATCCACGAGAGTGCCGAGCACCTCCTTACCGTCCTCAACGACCTTCTCGACTTCTCCAAGATCGAGTCGGGGACTTTCGGCCTCTCGGTGCTTCCCTTCCCCATCCGCAGAACACTGGAAGATACGGTCGTCCCCTTTCTGCCCGAGGCGGCGGAAAAGGGACTGCCTCTCTCCCTGGAAGCGGACCCTGCTCTCCCGGCCGTCCTGATTGGGGATCCCATCCGGATACGGCAGATACTCACGAACCTTCTCAGCAATGCCCTGAAATTCACGGAAAAGGGATCCGTCACCCTTTCGGTCCGGCTCCTCGGCAGGGAAGACGGGGAGGCAAAAATAGCCTTTTCGGTCACCGACACGGGCATCGGTATCCCGGAAGAATTTCTGGGTGAAATTTTCACGCCCTTCAGGCAGGGGGAAGCGTTCCGGACCAGAAAGTACGGCGGCACGGGGCTCGGTCTCTCAATTTCCCGGAAACTCGTGGAGATGATGGGGAGCGGCCTGTCGGTGGAAAGCACTCCCGGAAAGGGTTCCGCCTTTTCCTTCGTCCTGTCGCTGAAGACAGGGGATTCCGCCGGCGAGAGCGACAAACCCTGGCAAAGTTCCTTCGTTCCGGCGTTCGGAAAGGAAGCGGGGGTAAAGAAACCATCCGTTCTCGTGGTGGATGACAACAGGGTGAACAGGGAACTGGTGCGGCTGCTTCTGGAAAAAGGGGGCTATCTGGCTGAGACTGCCTCCGACGGAAGGACGGCAGTTGAACGGCTTTCCCGGACACGGTTCGACCTGGTGCTCATGGATATCCAGATGCCCGAGATGGACGGCTACGAAGCCACCGCATTCATCCGGGATCCCGGGTCTCCCGTGCTGGACCACCAGGTTCCCGTGGTGGCCCTCACAGCCCATGCGGGAAAAGGGTTCGCCGAGGAGTGCCTGAAAAAGGGAATGAACGACTACCTTCCCAAGCCCTTTTCATCGAACGAACTCCTGGGACTGCTCTACAAGTGGATTCCTCCTTCGGGAACTCCGGTCCGGGATACCGGGTCGCCTCCCTTTTCGCAGGAGGAACTGAAAAAGGAAGAAAATACCCTTTTCGACGGGGACAGTTTCTTCGCCAAGCTCCTGGGAGACAGGGACGAGGGGAAAATGCTCCTCGAACTGTTTCTGGAGGCGGTGCCGGAGGACCTGGAGGCCCTGGGCGACGCCATTGAAAGGGAGGATGTGCGTGCCTGCGCGAAAATAGCCCATACCATCAAGGGAACGGCCTCCAACGGGTGCGCCCCGGAACTCAGCCGAGTAGCGAAATCCATCCAGGCGGAGGCGGAAAACGGCCGTCCGGAAGAGCTTCCTGAGCTGTTTTCCAGGCTCCGGTTTTATTTCTCCCTCACGGCGGAGGCCATGAGAAAAGAGCTGGACCGCTGA
- a CDS encoding DciA family protein, which yields MRNIRRSKGVPGPVAALLDLVMPRGAEEKLALPGLRDKWASAVGPMLAKKTWPDDIEKGVLLVKADSPSSAKALSMRGASVAREASKISGVKVTAVKVVVGKTSPPPRAGKRGKPALVKPKKEDVDRAFEEVKEKFSPERENLARRFASLMTLYRMRFPDK from the coding sequence ATGAGGAATATCAGGCGCAGTAAAGGAGTTCCGGGACCTGTGGCCGCCCTCCTGGATTTGGTCATGCCCAGGGGAGCGGAGGAAAAGCTCGCCCTTCCCGGCCTGAGGGACAAATGGGCCTCCGCGGTGGGCCCCATGCTGGCGAAAAAAACCTGGCCGGACGACATTGAAAAAGGCGTTCTGCTCGTGAAGGCGGACAGCCCCTCTTCGGCGAAGGCCCTCTCCATGAGGGGGGCCTCCGTGGCCCGGGAGGCCTCGAAAATTTCGGGAGTGAAAGTGACCGCCGTGAAAGTGGTGGTGGGGAAGACCTCTCCCCCTCCCAGGGCCGGAAAGCGCGGGAAACCGGCACTGGTGAAGCCGAAAAAAGAGGATGTGGACAGGGCTTTCGAAGAAGTGAAGGAGAAGTTTTCTCCGGAGCGGGAGAACCTCGCCCGGAGGTTTGCTTCCCTCATGACCCTCTACCGCATGCGGTTTCCCGACAAGTAG